The sequence GGCAATAGCCGGAATGTCAAGGCCCTGCCTGTAATAAAAATACCCGATGATCGATATCAAGGTGATCCCCGCGCCGGACCATATGGCATAGGCTATCCCTATGGGAACATCTTTCAGCGTCAGCGATAAGAAAAAGAAAGCGATCCCATAGCCGATGATCACGACGAT comes from Spirochaetota bacterium and encodes:
- a CDS encoding multidrug efflux SMR transporter, which codes for MKWLLLSIAIVAEVTATSALKASEGFTKLAPSIVVIIGYGIAFFFLSLTLKDVPIGIAYAIWSGAGITLISIIGYFYYRQGLDIPAIAGIILIITGIIVINLFSKSVSH